One genomic window of Bacillus mycoides includes the following:
- the refZ gene encoding forespore capture DNA-binding protein RefZ, producing the protein MKQTKQKVIDAAISLFNTKGYDGTSVRDIAKRADVNVANISYYFAGKQGLLEQLITDFLEGYIQIIETSFEQREYLSAKDVMVQMVRGILRYQFDNRELTRFFYRELSLDTTLIREVMTVYFSRERYYIEQIIKQGQMKQEFKKVSFTMFMTQLKGMMNMPFLYPQYISEVLHSFPSETFFLEMYTKEIEQWMERTLYKASMYYELPRVVHM; encoded by the coding sequence ATGAAGCAGACGAAACAAAAGGTAATTGATGCGGCAATATCGTTGTTTAATACGAAAGGTTATGACGGGACATCGGTGCGAGACATTGCAAAGCGAGCGGATGTGAATGTAGCGAATATTTCATATTATTTTGCTGGAAAGCAAGGGTTATTAGAACAGCTTATTACTGATTTTTTAGAAGGATATATTCAAATCATTGAAACGTCATTTGAACAGAGAGAATATTTATCGGCTAAAGATGTGATGGTGCAAATGGTGCGCGGGATTTTACGATATCAATTTGATAATAGAGAACTGACACGTTTTTTTTATAGAGAGCTTTCGCTTGATACGACATTAATTCGTGAAGTGATGACCGTTTATTTTTCTAGAGAAAGATATTATATAGAGCAAATCATTAAACAAGGACAAATGAAGCAAGAATTTAAGAAGGTATCTTTTACAATGTTTATGACGCAATTAAAAGGCATGATGAATATGCCGTTTTTATATCCACAATATATATCAGAGGTGCTACACTCATTTCCATCTGAGACGTTTTTCTTAGAAATGTATACGAAGGAAATTGAGCAATGGATGGAACGAACATTATATAAAGCGAGTATGTATTATGAACTGCCAAGAGTTGTTCATATGTGA
- a CDS encoding GAF domain-containing protein — translation MFTKESYAGSREQQYETVIKQLDALLTGEPNVVANLSNASALLNQFLDRVNWVGFYVTEGNQLVLGPFQGMPACVRIPFGRGVCGVAAETKTTQLVADVHQFPGHIACDSASNSEIVVPILKEGNIIGVLDIDSPEKNRFDEVDQHYLEKFVETLLKHI, via the coding sequence ATGTTTACAAAAGAAAGTTATGCAGGATCTCGTGAGCAGCAATATGAGACAGTAATTAAACAACTGGATGCATTATTAACTGGCGAACCGAACGTAGTCGCAAACTTATCAAATGCGTCCGCACTATTAAATCAATTTTTAGATCGCGTTAATTGGGTTGGCTTTTATGTAACAGAAGGAAATCAGCTCGTTCTTGGACCATTCCAAGGAATGCCAGCTTGCGTGCGTATTCCGTTCGGACGCGGTGTTTGCGGCGTTGCAGCTGAAACAAAAACAACGCAACTTGTAGCAGATGTTCACCAATTTCCAGGACATATCGCTTGCGATAGTGCCTCTAATTCTGAAATCGTTGTACCGATTCTGAAAGAAGGAAATATCATTGGTGTACTTGATATTGATAGTCCTGAAAAAAATCGTTTCGATGAAGTAGATCAGCATTATTTAGAAAAGTTTGTGGAAACACTCCTAAAACATATTTAA
- the megL gene encoding methionine gamma-lyase, with translation MKKKHMETALIHHGYESNENKGSLTPPLFQTSTFTFETAQQGEASFAGEDPSYIYSRLGNPTVKLFEERMAVLEGGEEALAFGSGMAAISATLIGFLKAGDHIICSNGLYGCTYGFLEVLEEKFMITHSFCDMETETDIENKIRPNTKLIFVETPINPTMKLIDLEKVIGVAKRNDLLVIVDNTFCSPYLQRPLELGCDAVVHSATKYIGGHGDVVAGVTICRTKALANKIRPMRKDIGGIMAPFDAWLLLRGLKTLAVRMDRHCDNAEKIVSFLKNHEAVEGVWYPEGELAYRQMKRGGGVISFSIKGGKEETQSFINDLHFITIAVSLGDTETLIQHPATMTHAAIPAELRKEMGIFDNLIRLSVGLESWEDIVSDLEQALKKISTVSNQ, from the coding sequence ATGAAAAAGAAACATATGGAGACAGCATTAATTCATCACGGATATGAATCAAATGAAAATAAAGGGAGTTTAACACCACCTTTATTTCAAACTTCTACATTTACGTTTGAGACAGCACAGCAAGGAGAAGCGAGTTTTGCGGGAGAAGATCCATCTTATATTTATTCAAGGCTTGGGAATCCAACTGTGAAATTATTTGAAGAACGTATGGCTGTTTTAGAAGGTGGAGAGGAAGCGCTGGCGTTTGGTTCAGGTATGGCAGCCATTTCAGCAACGTTAATCGGTTTTCTAAAGGCTGGAGATCATATTATTTGTTCAAATGGATTATATGGATGTACTTACGGTTTTTTAGAAGTATTAGAAGAAAAATTTATGATTACTCATTCGTTTTGTGATATGGAGACAGAGACGGATATTGAAAATAAAATTCGTCCAAATACAAAGCTCATTTTCGTTGAAACACCGATTAATCCAACGATGAAATTAATTGATTTAGAAAAGGTGATCGGAGTAGCGAAGCGCAATGACTTGCTTGTTATTGTCGATAATACGTTTTGTTCACCTTATTTACAAAGACCTCTTGAGCTCGGTTGTGACGCCGTCGTTCACAGTGCGACAAAATATATTGGTGGTCACGGGGATGTTGTAGCGGGTGTAACAATTTGTAGAACGAAAGCGTTAGCTAACAAAATCCGTCCGATGCGAAAAGATATCGGCGGTATTATGGCGCCGTTTGACGCGTGGTTATTGTTACGCGGATTAAAAACATTAGCAGTAAGAATGGATCGTCATTGTGATAATGCGGAAAAAATTGTATCGTTTTTGAAAAATCATGAAGCGGTAGAAGGTGTTTGGTATCCGGAAGGGGAATTAGCATATCGGCAAATGAAACGAGGCGGGGGCGTTATTTCTTTTTCAATTAAAGGCGGGAAAGAGGAAACACAGTCGTTTATCAATGACCTCCATTTTATTACAATTGCCGTAAGTTTAGGTGATACAGAAACATTAATTCAGCATCCAGCGACGATGACACATGCAGCTATTCCGGCTGAACTAAGAAAAGAAATGGGTATTTTCGATAATTTAATACGCCTATCTGTCGGCTTAGAATCATGGGAAGATATCGTTTCTGATTTAGAACAGGCACTAAAGAAGATATCTACGGTTAGTAATCAATAA
- the rpsD gene encoding 30S ribosomal protein S4 has translation MARYTGPAWKLSRRLGISLSGTGKELEKRPYAPGPHGPNQRKKLSEYGLQLQEKQKLRHMYGMTERQFRRTFDQAGKMPGKHGENFMILLEARLDNLVYRMGLARTRRAARQLVNHRHITVDGARVDIPSYRVKPGQTIGVREKSNSLVVVKEAIEVNNFVPEYLTFDADKLEATYTRHAERSELAAEINEALIVEYYSR, from the coding sequence ATGGCTCGTTATACAGGTCCAGCATGGAAACTGTCTCGTCGTCTTGGAATCTCTCTAAGCGGCACAGGAAAAGAATTAGAAAAACGCCCTTACGCACCAGGTCCTCACGGTCCTAACCAACGTAAGAAACTTTCAGAATACGGTTTACAATTACAAGAGAAACAAAAACTTCGTCACATGTACGGCATGACTGAGCGTCAATTCCGTCGCACATTTGACCAAGCAGGTAAAATGCCTGGTAAGCACGGCGAAAACTTCATGATCCTTCTTGAAGCTCGTCTTGACAACCTAGTTTACCGCATGGGCTTAGCTCGCACTCGTCGTGCAGCTCGCCAATTAGTAAACCACCGTCACATCACGGTTGATGGAGCTCGCGTAGATATCCCATCTTACCGCGTTAAACCTGGTCAAACTATCGGCGTTCGCGAAAAATCTAACAGCCTTGTTGTTGTTAAAGAAGCGATCGAAGTTAACAACTTCGTACCAGAATATTTAACTTTCGATGCTGATAAGTTAGAAGCTACTTACACTCGTCACGCTGAGCGTTCTGAGTTAGCAGCTGAAATCAACGAAGCATTAATCGTAGAGTACTACTCTCGTTAA
- a CDS encoding HNH endonuclease produces the protein MCGKIPPQSEQSFWDRNKKDLNDAWTGISTGVVDGVVDAWDGFVALGDKETWLNMRDAIVNYEETLPAAWNALSDSFMNEFWNGDMESREHYAAYAVTSLLTGFIGSKGLDKVGQVGKVAAVTSLTKGKSLLTNSSAYRNALHILNNYEFIPGTPFSYAGVGSIQQYLQKAAPYTYEGPNGPKTIRLRKGELAGDKHPVTGIPYDADGFPIFKSKGEVILKEADFKKSRTTHFRKCSKALYEQIIKDPDLASRFTKEEIQMFKQGETPKHYTWHHHQDTGRMQLVDYQIHHDTGHTGGYRIWGKDSDK, from the coding sequence ATGTGCGGCAAAATCCCACCACAATCAGAACAATCCTTTTGGGATAGAAATAAAAAGGATTTGAACGATGCCTGGACTGGTATTTCCACTGGTGTAGTAGATGGCGTTGTAGACGCATGGGACGGATTTGTTGCTTTGGGAGATAAAGAGACCTGGTTGAATATGCGGGATGCGATTGTAAACTATGAGGAAACACTTCCCGCTGCATGGAATGCTTTATCAGATTCATTCATGAATGAATTTTGGAATGGGGATATGGAAAGCAGAGAACATTATGCAGCTTATGCAGTCACTTCGCTACTCACTGGTTTTATTGGTAGCAAAGGTCTGGATAAAGTTGGACAAGTAGGAAAAGTAGCAGCTGTTACAAGTCTTACAAAAGGAAAATCGCTTCTAACAAACTCCTCTGCATACAGAAATGCATTGCATATATTAAATAACTATGAATTCATACCTGGAACTCCTTTCTCATATGCAGGAGTTGGAAGTATCCAACAGTATTTGCAGAAAGCAGCTCCATATACTTATGAAGGTCCAAATGGCCCTAAGACAATAAGATTAAGAAAAGGTGAGTTGGCAGGAGACAAACATCCTGTTACAGGTATTCCGTATGATGCAGATGGGTTCCCTATTTTTAAATCTAAGGGTGAGGTAATCCTCAAAGAGGCAGACTTTAAAAAATCTAGAACAACACATTTTAGAAAATGTAGTAAAGCATTATACGAACAAATAATAAAAGACCCTGATTTAGCTTCAAGATTTACGAAAGAAGAAATTCAAATGTTTAAACAAGGTGAAACACCAAAGCATTACACATGGCATCACCATCAAGATACTGGTAGAATGCAACTTGTAGATTATCAGATACATCACGATACTGGCCATACAGGTGGGTATAGAATTTGGGGAAAAGATAGCGATAAATAA
- a CDS encoding SMI1/KNR4 family protein, protein MNNITWSFMSKTPVTDEEIQKAEQYFNIKFPNDFVACVKKYDGGYPNPKVFDVPGQDENVFSDLLTLHIEDKYSIVQNYEGIKERLVDKVYPFARDPFGNLLCFDYRNNPEAPTVVFWDHEEEEMEEANYPVCSSFTELLDSLRDFEDDE, encoded by the coding sequence ATGAACAATATTACATGGTCCTTTATGAGTAAAACACCAGTTACAGACGAAGAAATCCAAAAGGCAGAACAATATTTTAATATTAAATTCCCCAACGATTTTGTTGCGTGCGTGAAGAAATATGACGGGGGATACCCTAACCCAAAAGTATTTGATGTACCAGGACAAGATGAAAATGTATTCAGTGACCTCTTAACTCTTCATATAGAAGATAAATATTCGATTGTCCAAAACTATGAAGGTATAAAAGAGAGATTAGTTGATAAAGTATACCCTTTTGCTAGAGACCCGTTTGGTAACCTTCTATGCTTTGATTACCGAAATAATCCCGAAGCCCCAACCGTTGTATTTTGGGATCATGAGGAAGAAGAGATGGAAGAAGCAAATTACCCTGTTTGTTCATCTTTTACAGAATTGCTAGATAGCTTACGCGATTTTGAAGACGACGAATAA